A window of Thermosipho affectus contains these coding sequences:
- a CDS encoding glucose-1-phosphate thymidylyltransferase, which produces MKAIILCAGKGTRLRPLTFTIAKHLIPIANKPVIYYSLEKIKSIGIDQVGLIVNNENINDFKNFLGDGEKFGLSIEYILQNEPKGLAHAVSIARDFIGNDDFLMYLGDNLILDDISKFVNEFRKEEELKASILLSPVKDPSRFGVAVVKGEKIVKVVEKPKDPISNLAIIGMYLFRSTIFEGIDNIKPSWRGELEITDAIGYLIEKGYNVKGHVVYGWWKDTGKPEDLIEANRKILDDNHFKLENKGIMDTLSDIQGRVYIGENSEIINSTIRGPVVIGANCVIKDSYIGPYTSIGDNVLVENCELENSILMDHVKLLNLPYPIDSSLIGKNVQIVNNERKPKAMKFVIGDMGKVEIVR; this is translated from the coding sequence ATGAAAGCGATTATACTTTGTGCTGGAAAGGGTACAAGACTAAGACCTTTAACTTTTACAATAGCCAAACATCTTATTCCCATTGCAAATAAACCGGTTATTTACTATAGCTTGGAAAAAATAAAGAGTATTGGGATTGATCAAGTTGGTCTTATTGTAAACAATGAAAACATAAACGATTTTAAAAATTTTTTGGGAGATGGAGAAAAATTTGGGTTAAGTATAGAATACATATTGCAAAATGAACCAAAAGGTCTAGCGCATGCCGTCTCTATTGCAAGGGATTTTATTGGAAATGACGATTTTTTAATGTATTTGGGTGATAACCTTATATTAGATGATATCTCAAAATTTGTAAATGAATTTAGAAAAGAAGAGGAACTGAAAGCTTCTATATTACTTTCTCCTGTAAAAGATCCTTCAAGGTTTGGTGTTGCAGTTGTAAAAGGAGAAAAGATAGTAAAGGTCGTGGAAAAACCAAAAGACCCTATTTCAAATCTTGCAATTATTGGAATGTATTTGTTTAGGAGTACAATATTTGAAGGAATAGATAACATAAAACCTTCATGGAGAGGAGAACTTGAAATTACAGATGCAATAGGATATTTGATAGAGAAGGGATACAATGTAAAAGGACATGTTGTCTATGGTTGGTGGAAAGATACGGGAAAACCCGAAGATTTGATAGAAGCAAATAGAAAGATATTGGATGATAACCATTTCAAGTTGGAAAACAAAGGAATTATGGATACTTTATCGGATATACAAGGTAGGGTGTATATTGGGGAAAATAGTGAAATAATTAATTCTACTATAAGGGGACCTGTTGTTATAGGGGCAAATTGTGTTATTAAGGATTCCTATATTGGTCCTTATACCTCTATTGGGGATAACGTTTTAGTTGAAAATTGTGAACTTGAAAATAGTATTTTAATGGATCATGTAAAATTGCTCAACTTGCCATATCCCATAGATTCTTCTTTAATAGGTAAAAACGTACAAATTGTTAACAATGAAAGAAAACCAAAGGCAATGAAGTTTGTAATTGGAGACATGGGAAAAGTGGAAATAGTGAGGTGA
- a CDS encoding HAD family hydrolase, with the protein MIFLIKLILTDLDGTLLNDEKHVPERNIIALKRAMEKGIHISIATGRNYYSAKRYVEELGLDVPVVFQNGAFIYMPFENKVLYEYPLPSKIAKELIDYARKEKVDYILFSDFLDEKDMYMDKEHKGGYVKYLEQNSWRIKKVDDVIKFITKDKVAEVVLMGNEAKIRRIIEFVGKKYTGQFSAIKNNVVDGWAFFEFFGKGASKENALRFLLNYFKVSENETMFLGDNYNDIGIMKLVGFPVAMENAVEEVKKVAKFITLSNNDGGVGFAVEKFVL; encoded by the coding sequence GTGATATTTTTGATTAAGCTTATCTTAACGGATTTAGATGGAACACTTTTAAATGATGAAAAACACGTACCAGAGCGGAATATAATTGCGTTAAAAAGGGCTATGGAGAAGGGAATTCACATTAGTATTGCAACTGGAAGAAATTATTATTCTGCAAAAAGATATGTGGAAGAGTTGGGATTGGATGTGCCAGTTGTATTTCAAAATGGGGCGTTCATTTATATGCCATTTGAAAATAAAGTATTGTATGAATATCCCTTGCCATCTAAAATTGCAAAAGAATTAATAGATTATGCCAGAAAAGAGAAAGTAGATTACATTCTCTTTTCAGATTTTCTAGATGAAAAAGATATGTATATGGACAAAGAACATAAAGGTGGATATGTAAAATATTTAGAACAAAATAGTTGGCGGATTAAAAAAGTTGATGATGTAATTAAATTTATAACAAAAGACAAAGTTGCAGAAGTAGTACTTATGGGAAATGAAGCAAAAATTAGAAGGATAATAGAATTTGTTGGTAAAAAATATACAGGTCAATTTAGTGCTATAAAGAATAACGTGGTGGATGGTTGGGCGTTTTTTGAATTTTTCGGCAAAGGGGCATCTAAAGAGAATGCGTTAAGATTTTTGCTTAATTATTTTAAAGTCTCGGAAAATGAAACAATGTTCTTAGGTGATAATTATAACGATATTGGTATTATGAAATTAGTGGGTTTTCCAGTTGCAATGGAAAATGCAGTTGAAGAAGTTAAGAAGGTAGCAAAGTTTATTACGCTTTCTAATAACGATGGAGGAGTAGGTTTTGCGGTGGAAAAGTTTGTTCTTTAG
- a CDS encoding tetratricopeptide repeat protein: MFFSVFFLVNVFSYTIYDLQLAVGKREQQEVLKILNSIDYDALQIDFKCEVILAYTDLYFWGHGDVKRYQDLAKKYVDALLETNYWKVYYAAALVYGHYVQKNYFLALIYYKKVFDFAKKAVEYGQDQYLAHLLYGILHLETPFGDLNVAKDHLLKALQLNKNHIYTYVELGKYYEKVHDCKRAKEMYEKALKLNGLEIWSYINEEAKREASERLLEVERKCTSG; encoded by the coding sequence TTGTTCTTTAGTGTTTTTTTTCTTGTGAATGTTTTTTCGTATACTATATATGATTTACAGCTTGCAGTTGGAAAGCGAGAACAACAAGAGGTTTTAAAGATTTTAAATTCAATAGATTATGATGCTCTCCAAATTGATTTTAAGTGTGAGGTAATACTAGCATACACCGACTTGTATTTTTGGGGACATGGAGATGTAAAAAGATACCAAGATTTAGCAAAAAAATACGTAGATGCACTTTTAGAGACAAACTACTGGAAAGTATACTATGCAGCGGCTTTAGTATATGGACACTACGTTCAAAAAAATTATTTTTTAGCGTTGATTTACTATAAAAAAGTGTTTGATTTTGCAAAAAAAGCCGTGGAATACGGGCAAGATCAATATCTTGCCCATCTTTTATATGGAATACTTCACCTTGAAACACCATTTGGTGATTTAAATGTTGCAAAGGATCACCTCTTAAAAGCGCTGCAACTGAATAAAAATCATATATATACGTATGTTGAATTGGGAAAATATTACGAAAAGGTACATGATTGTAAACGCGCAAAAGAGATGTATGAGAAAGCATTGAAGTTAAATGGGCTTGAAATTTGGAGTTATATAAATGAAGAGGCAAAAAGAGAGGCAAGTGAAAGGTTGTTGGAGGTGGAAAGAAAGTGTACAAGCGGGTAA
- the hisS gene encoding histidine--tRNA ligase: MYKRVKGTDDIYGEDMKYWYFVEDVARETARLYGYSEIRTPIFERTELFVRGVGEDTDIVQKEMYTFEDKGNRSITLRPEGTAPTIRAFVENSMLATGLPKRLFYIGPMFRYERPQSGRQRQFHQFGVELIGSPSSLADAEAIVLADRFLKNLGLVDYTIKINSIGCEKCRGEYKKALKKYYENKLDKVCDDCKRRYETNVLRLLDCKVDVEYVKGAPKITDYLCDDCKSHYLETKEILDDLEIKYEEDPLLVRGLDYYNRVVFEIHHGKLGAQSAVGGGGRYDNLIKELGGPKTPSLGFAMGIERLIIAIKEENIPVDDVKNNEVYVAHLGERARVEAIKISEELRDSDISVVFNTMERGLSAQLKHAARLKCKLCIIVGENELERNIVILRNMETGEQIEIERDYIVGTTKEWIEK, encoded by the coding sequence GTGTACAAGCGGGTAAAAGGAACAGATGATATTTATGGAGAGGATATGAAATATTGGTACTTTGTAGAAGACGTTGCAAGGGAAACGGCAAGGTTGTATGGATATTCCGAAATTAGAACACCTATATTTGAGAGGACGGAACTTTTTGTAAGGGGTGTAGGGGAAGATACAGATATTGTACAAAAGGAGATGTACACATTTGAAGATAAGGGAAATAGGAGTATTACCCTTAGACCGGAAGGAACAGCACCTACTATAAGGGCATTTGTTGAAAATTCGATGTTGGCAACAGGTCTTCCAAAAAGGTTATTCTACATTGGTCCTATGTTTAGATACGAAAGGCCACAATCTGGAAGACAGAGGCAATTTCATCAATTTGGGGTAGAACTTATAGGTTCTCCTTCATCCCTTGCAGATGCAGAAGCTATTGTGCTTGCAGACCGATTTCTAAAAAATTTGGGATTAGTAGATTATACTATAAAGATAAATTCAATTGGTTGTGAGAAATGTAGGGGTGAATATAAAAAAGCGCTTAAGAAATATTATGAGAATAAGTTGGATAAAGTTTGTGATGATTGCAAAAGACGGTATGAAACAAATGTATTAAGGCTTCTTGATTGTAAAGTAGACGTTGAATATGTAAAAGGGGCACCAAAGATAACGGATTATTTATGTGATGATTGTAAAAGTCACTATCTTGAAACTAAAGAGATTTTAGATGATTTGGAAATAAAATATGAAGAAGATCCATTACTTGTAAGAGGTCTTGATTACTACAATAGAGTGGTATTTGAAATACATCACGGAAAACTTGGAGCTCAAAGTGCAGTAGGTGGTGGGGGTAGATACGATAATCTGATAAAGGAATTAGGTGGTCCAAAAACCCCATCTTTGGGATTTGCAATGGGGATTGAAAGATTAATAATAGCGATAAAGGAAGAAAATATACCAGTAGATGATGTAAAAAATAACGAAGTGTATGTAGCTCACCTTGGGGAAAGAGCAAGAGTTGAAGCAATAAAGATATCTGAGGAACTAAGAGATAGTGATATTTCGGTTGTATTTAACACCATGGAAAGGGGATTGAGCGCGCAATTAAAACATGCTGCAAGATTAAAGTGTAAACTTTGTATAATTGTTGGTGAGAATGAATTGGAGAGAAATATTGTTATTTTAAGGAATATGGAAACAGGTGAGCAAATAGAGATAGAAAGAGACTACATAGTTGGAACCACAAAAGAGTGGATTGAAAAGTAG
- a CDS encoding ArsR/SmtB family transcription factor, with amino-acid sequence MKKGEKMNELLKILSSPQLFEVLNFLKDHSNKNPSSIAKELGFHTFTVQRYLEILEKFGIVSSKVERKIGRPSKKYRYCGGKVTIDFDEILKVFELKSKKIRERESKARYNYDLKKETINGVVKNGKIIKLSDVEGRVLFLVPPIDSTGILISKIVEKLNFPEFDILFAINNLVLMDIVEVVK; translated from the coding sequence ATGAAAAAAGGTGAGAAAATGAATGAACTTTTAAAAATTTTGTCTTCACCACAGCTTTTTGAAGTTTTAAATTTTTTGAAAGATCATTCCAACAAAAACCCAAGTTCTATTGCAAAGGAATTGGGATTCCATACGTTTACGGTTCAAAGATATTTAGAGATATTGGAAAAATTTGGAATCGTATCCTCAAAAGTTGAAAGAAAAATAGGAAGACCTTCAAAAAAATATAGATATTGTGGCGGTAAGGTAACAATAGATTTTGACGAGATTTTAAAAGTCTTTGAATTAAAATCAAAAAAGATACGTGAAAGAGAAAGTAAGGCAAGGTATAACTATGACTTAAAGAAAGAGACTATAAACGGTGTTGTTAAAAATGGGAAAATTATAAAGCTTTCTGATGTAGAAGGAAGGGTGTTATTTTTAGTACCTCCAATAGATAGTACGGGAATTTTAATTTCTAAAATTGTTGAAAAGTTAAACTTTCCAGAATTTGATATTTTATTTGCAATTAATAACCTTGTTTTAATGGATATTGTAGAGGTGGTAAAGTGA